From one Nothobranchius furzeri strain GRZ-AD chromosome 2, NfurGRZ-RIMD1, whole genome shotgun sequence genomic stretch:
- the LOC129154761 gene encoding uromodulin, protein MLLPLFHLFTLTSLTEGQVLCSGVNCASGMDCISINGVLQCADPCDHYSVLNDSWRSVDNANNPLHCDRNINWAGWYRFFLGQADARIPEKCVAELRCGTYAPLWITAPHPTQMNQTVTRSVCGAWSGSCCYLSSNPIQIKLCNGFYVYKPVYPTWCDYAYCAELYFPIPEGFRASGQTQNSITLQWNKMDNISFVLQFNGAETNISAPSGDGPVTYTVSSLAAGTTYTFTLYSVSGSIRSSGVSITAATGEILCDL, encoded by the exons ATGCTCCTCCCCCTGTTCCACCTGTTTACTCTCACCTCTCTGACAG AGGGACAGGTtctctgttcaggtgtaaactgcGCCTCAGGGATGGACTGCATCAGTATAAACGGGGTTCTTCAGTGTGCCGACCCCTGTGACCACTACTCTGTGCTGAACGATAGCTGGCGCTCAGTGGATAACGCAAACAACCCATTACACTGTGATCGGAATATCAACTGGGCCGGCTGGTATCGTTTCTTTCTGGGCCAAGCTGATGCTCGTATTCCAGAGAAGTGTGTAGCAGAACTCAGATGTGGAACCTACGCTCCATTGTGGATCACAGCGCCTCACCCCACACAGATGAATCAAACTGTAACTCGCTCTGTTTGTGGTGCCTGGAgtggttcctgctgctatttgtcTTCAAACCCCATCCAGATCAAACTCTGCAATGGATTCTATGTCTACAAACCTGTATATCCTACATGGTGCGACTATGCATATTGTGCAG aacTATATTTCCCAATCCCCGAAGGCTTCAGGGCATCAGGACAAACCCAGAACAGCATCACTCTGCAGTGGAATAAAATGGACAACATCAGCTTTGTGCTCCAGTTTAACGGTGCAGAGACAAACATCAGTGCACCAAGCGGAGACGGACCAGTAACCTACACAGTCTCATCTCTCGCTGCTGGAACCACGTACACGTTCACTCTCTATTCTGTGTCTGGCAGCATCAGAAGCTCTGGAGTTAGCATCACTGCAGCTACTGGTGAGATcctctgtgacctttga